A window of Salvia splendens isolate huo1 chromosome 8, SspV2, whole genome shotgun sequence genomic DNA:
caaagtgttgatttatgttttaaatacataaacataaacatactattgatagatatttggtaaataattatgtaatgaataagttatttaaatttaaataacttaatctttttaaaaaatattaaagaaaattaaaaatacgtatttcattgttgaatgattaattaaaaatatgtatataattaaagaaaatttaaaatacgtattatttttttgaaaatattaaaagaattaaaaatacgcattggcccgaataacccggtgggttagcccgaaacccgaagggttagggctAGGGTCGAACTTtatataacccgaaaaaatcataatgtgaatagcccgacaacccgaacgggttggctcgattgacatccctaggggtggatgctctaaaactcGTATTACTTACTATTAatagtatatttaatttatcaCAATAGACATAAGATACAAATTGGAAAACAATTTTTTCCCTCCGAATCCAAAACATGCATACAGCTAATGTATTTTCTCCAAGTTACAGAAAAATGGAAGAATGCTATTAAAGCAGTGTCTGTCAACGTCTAAATAAGATTGTAAAATCTACCTCTAATCACAAAGCTTCATAGCTTATAGCATAAGTAGAAAAATAAACAAGGTAACTGGGAAGATCGATTCTACTCCGCGGTCATGTCCTTTTGACAAGGTACGCGATAACAATACCTATCACGCCGATAACGATAACCAGAGTGATGGATGACACTCCACCAGTTTTCTTCTTCAACACATCCTATACATAAAAACATTGCGAGTGCAGCACATTAGAGAGGCAAATAGAAGAAGAGAGAGCAGTTATAAGCCTATAACTGAATCCAAACTAATACAGTTATCTTCAATAATTCAGGATGAACAATTGTATACAAGGGCAATGAGTTAAGCTAAACACAAACAATTACAAGTGTTCAACATAACTCACCGTTTTGGTTCCCGGTTGAACTGCAGCAGCTTTTTCCTCAGTCGACTTAGTAACACGAGATTTTGCCtgagaatttaaataattaaaagatcCGGTGTAATGTAACAGATTTAGCCAATCTCAATAAACAGAGAAGAGTGCCTAGCCATGTGTGGGATAAGGTGAAAAGAAACTCTCAGGAAACATAATGTTAGCTATATTGATACGAACTTCACTGCCGCCGTTATCCATTGTGTTGTTGCAAGCTGAAAAGCCGTCATCTCCTTCCTCGCCAACTGAAGATGGTGTGATATACACAACCCTCAACTTGCACTCTTCCACCTTGCCTTGATCCTTATTGAACTACAAAAACAAGATACCTTTCACCACACAAAATCTTCACCGTAAAGCTATAACCATCAAAAGTAGCAAACCCAAGATAGTCTCACTAGTTCGACAAATTTCAACCTCGCCATTCCCCTATGAACACCTACTACCATAACTTGCCCAAAATCTTTTAGGCCTCCTGTCATTTCCTCTCATATTGGTACCACAATTTAATTCATAAATGTATATCAATTTAACTTGACTAAATTAGAGGAGTATTTAGCTTGCAGCCTCCACCGAAGTGAAAATTCTCATTTTTCATCCATCGCACAAATATGGCTAAAAAAAGTTATGTTCGCCTATTTATGCGAcgacaaaaaatgaaaattacacatccttatgttttttatttgaagAAGGCATTTGGCTCATGTATTTCTAATCAAATTTGATCACTCCACAAATAGTTTGCAGAAACACTAAACTGGACATTTTGTCAAAGCTTAAGCTATTTGAAAAGGCATTAAATTAGAGAGAAACCATTTCAGCAGTGATGTCTTTTGGACTTGCACCAGCAGGCGCAATTACACTTTGAAGCAAAAATTTATCCTTGCATTGCATCTCTGTTGGAAGCTCCTTTTGGGCTTGCATTGTAACTACGAATCAGAATTCAAAATCGCCAACATTAAACATTCAATTTCATCAAAAAATGAATCATAAATGATATACAATTGAGCATTGCAATTACCAACAATATCACAGTTGCCATTGGGCGAAACGATCCCAATGTTTGGCCGAACACAATATTTCTTCGGATTCGTGGTCTTAATCTAAAAGAAATCCAAAATAAAAGtaagataaaattgaaaattcacCAGAAATTCAGATCTAGCGGATTTATTTACCTTGAAAGCCACATGATTTTCGGTCTTATTCGTCACTTGTAGAGAGCAAGATATCTGCTTCTTTAACTCAACTAATCAACCAAACGAAAACGaaaaatcatcaaaacaaataaaaaaaattaacacaaTAAAGGATTGCAGATTGAGGGAGAAAACTGACATGGAAATTTCATCTCCACCGGATCAACGTTGAGAAGTTCTCCGGTACTCATTTTGTCGgtttcaaaaaatcaaaattgaattgacatgaaatgaaatgaaatgaaaagaagGTAACTGTTAGCTGAAAATGGTGCTAAAAAATGTACAAATTTCTAATTTGGGGTGAAAGATTACAAAATTTTTGGAGGTGATCCGAAATTCACTGAGGGTGAGGGTAAGGTTGAGGAGGGAAATGAGATGAGATGTGGTTGCCTTTTCTTTCAAATTTGaatcattaatatttttaactaatcaaattatttttgcaaaaacCGAAAACAAAATATGAGAATTTAACAATTTGTTGAATAAAGTTATTGATTACGACcaattcattattattattataagcaTCCACCGTAACGATATGCAATAcaaataaattgacaaatacgattaatttattttaattgttggtgtttatcaaatattaaaaaaaatgaagtgcaatgagtcgtaaatatagagtataaataaaaaagttttaaaaaaaacggtTAGCCTATCGCTCGCCGCGCAATAGGTGGTCAGCGATCGGCTAACAGGTTAGTCCGTGCCGACCTCTCATCCGTCGCCCGTTCGTTCACCCGTCGCATTAGTCTAACGCCACGCCCTAGCCGTTAATCTATGGCTAGGACGGgcgctagtccactattgtggatgctctaaaatgaACACACTCCTAAAATATTCGAATTAACTATGATCCATAATTGGTAACTCCTTGAATATTCAAAGGGAGTTCTACTAAGCATTAACATGAGGAAATAAACAATATTATTGTTTTCTTCATAAATATCTAACAGTGAAATATCGTTCTACGAAGGTCATACAATTTAATATCTAACCGTGAAATATTTCTCTACGAAGTTCATacaagtagggatgtcaatcggattAGCTTAGCAGATTTTGGGTTAATCCTATTTGGGTTGCGGTTTTATCAAGTGCAGACTAATTGGATCGTAATTTTATTTACCCTAAATGTTTGAATTTCTAACTAAACCACCCGACTAATTGATATGCTAACAATGAAATCAACATGTGATCAACCCAATgtataatgatgaaaattaatcatatttacaaatatatactccctccgtttcttgttaatagagtcatttcttttcggcacggagtttaagaattgtgtgttaaatggatggtggaaaaagtaagagagaataaagtaagagagatgaagagagaaaaaagtaaaagtgataattactttttgctaaaaataaaaatgactcaattaacttggaaatttccaaaatagcaaaatgactctattaacatggaacggagggagtaacattttgTTGGGATATATGCCCTTGGTCTTAATCTAAGTATTTTATTTCCTATTAGGCACATGATTATATGCATTTTTGTTTGTTAATTTAGTggagagtgaataaagtagataaaagaataaaatagacataaagatattttcatttttagaattgACAATTAGAGTgggacattaaaaaaaatatgtcaCTTAGAATGAGACATAAGGAGTATGTTTAAACTTAAACCTTATTAAATGTTAATAGTGTAAATATATACCTATTTTAGTAAGTGAATCTCACGTTCCAATAATTCATTTACTCACAATTTTATAAAAGTAATACTTCATTCATCTGCCATTAGGAATCTCATTTGagtttgacacgagttttaaaaaatattaagaaaagtgagtggaaaaagatagtattccctccgttccatagtagtagggTAGAaagtttaagaaaaattgtataagtaagagaagaataaagtaggagtagagagataaatagagaataaaattagatagagtaaagtaagcgagaagaaatgtgttgacttttactaaaaagaaaaatgacccCACTACTATAGAACAGATGGAGTAGAATGTAAAATCACTttatatacattaattttatactccataaaatgcgagaatgagttagtggaaaattGGATAtacctaccatttatagtaaaaatgaatcgGGTCTCTAATGATGGACGGAGGAAGCACTGTATAAAAGTAGAATTCGCGTTCTACTAAAGTTttctatcatttttttaataaagccAAACAATATGTTAAATTTTATAACAATTTAATATGAGACGTTTAATAAAGAGGGACAATAATTAGAATGTCATTTGATAAATCTTcgttaaataatttatttaaattgttgaaTAAATCATGACATTGAACATCTAATCAAAATGTCATTTGATAAAATCTTCGTTtaataatttattgaaattgtAGAATAAATCATGACATTGAACATCTGATCAAAGatatatgaaataaaaataaaacataaacaaatcttgaaaattttcaaagtaTATTTTAGGATTCATTGAACTTTGCACGCCTTATACATTTTAAGTACTATAAGAAGTGATTGAACTTTGTACTTTAATACATTTTAAGTATTTTTGCACATTTTACAATTTTTCGAATGCCCCTAAAACATATGTGTAGTTGTTTAATAAAGCATGTGAATTTTTCTAATTAAAAACTCATTTTGTTGTATATGTTTTGTTGTTTAATAAAGCATtagtggagtatatttttaaattttaaagtctattattatttttcacttCGATTGAATCTTTGATAATGTAAAATAAGTAAGAAGAAAAAGTTGCCCAATCTAGTTTCAATTTCTAGCAGAAACGTGTATAaatttcttataaataaaaatctaaTTTCTCTTCTATTAATAAGAGGTTTATCATTGATTTTTTAAACCAACAATAaatttcttataaataaaaatctGAAAACAGGTTTATCATTGATTTTTTAAACCAACAATAaatttcttataaataaaaatctGAAAACAAGACCTAACAAATTAACAAAATAGAACGTGCATCAACAGTTTCACCAGTTTTGTATAGATCCATTGTTTTGATCGATCTGTCacctttctctctctcggaaTAATTCATTGCAGAGCTCCGCATTCTGGAAGGTAAATGTcacaattttaatattaatcgCTTATGTTTTTCGTTTCCTTTTTTTCCGCATTTTTTTGGCTGTTTCGTTCATTTATTGCAATTAATTTAGCGTCGATTTAACCTTCAAATGCCGATTAATTGTCTGGTTCTTTCCTCCTAACATCTACTCCTAATTTGAATAGATTCCACGAATTCAATTAAAGCGAACAAGCCGGCTATTGGCATTTAGGGCATAATCATTTTTGCtgcatttatgtttttgttGCTGTTGATCCGGTAGAACTGCAGGGGTGATGGGTAATCGTTGTTTTGGTTTGATCTAGCGAGGGAAGGTGGCGATCAGCGATGACAGGAGGCCAGCCATCGGGCTCGGGTCAACCCGACAAAGATCCATCCGTTCGACAATTTGTTGCGAATGGGGTTTCCATGCAAACAAGTGAAGTTGAAGCAAAGCTTGATGAGGGCAACATTCAAGAGGCTGAATCTGCTTTGAGAGATGGCTTATCACTCAATTTGGAGGTTTGATTATTGAAACGCAACCGTTTTTTGACTTCCCTAATTTGTTCATTACTGTTGTTAGTGATATCTAGATATTAGTACTACTAGTCAATGCTTTACAAGTCTGGGGCTTGTTTGTTTGCAAATtgtaatttccaacttttctgggtttttttctcttttcatttcCTCTGCAATTTTTAAGTAAAGAAGGGAATgattgttttcttttattttcttttcatctctttttttcTAGTATAAGAGGAGGAACATTTATAACATACGTTTGACATTTGTGCGTAAATTTTATAGGCcaatgggctagcccgaaatcCAAAAGTATAGGGGGTTAGGGCCAAGAAATTTTTATCCGGTTTTTTTAGCTCAATTGGCCCGAGTGCCGAGTCAAATAACCCGACAGTTTGATAGAGCTAGCCCAAACTCGAGTGGTTTGCCCGAATTGACACCTGAACGAATATTCTTGTATTTCTGAAGTAACATTAGTTGATAAAGATTTTTGTTGATAATATTCCTAGCCCTAAGTTTACCATTTTATCTCATCACCATAACAATTAATCCCAAAATGACgtattattgaatttttaggAAGCAAGGGCCCTTCTTGGAAAGTTGGAATATCAACGAGGAAATGTTGAAGGTGCTTTACGAGTCTTTGATGGTATTGATCTTCACGCAGCCATACAAAGGATGCAACAATCTCTAGGTGATAAGCCTACTACTACTAATGCCAAAAAGGGTCGTACTCGCAGCGATTTAGGATCTGTAGTCTCACAGAATGCCACTAACCTTGTGCTTGAGGCCATATATCTAAAAGCTAAATCACTTCAGAAGCTGGGGAAGTTAAGTGGtaatactttttaaaattatttcaaaaagtTCTGAGATAATCACAATATCTTCCAATTTCCCATATTTTTCTAGAAAAAAGTTTAATTTCCTAGAGAACTTGTTCATTTGAATACATTTATCTGATTAGATACAATCCTTCTCTTGATATACTCTAGAGGCGGCTGAAGAGTGCAAGAGTGTGCTTGATGCAGTAGAGAAGTTATTCCCTGATGGAATTCCTGATCAGCTGGTAGAAAATAAGCTTCAAGAAACTGTTAGCCATGCTGTCGAACTTCTCCCGGAGTTATGGAAACAAGCTGGACACTATACTGAAGCGATGGGTGCCTACCGCCGAGCTCTACTAAGTCAATGGAACGTTGACAACGATCGATGTGCAAGGATTCAAAAAGCATTTGCAGTTTTCTTGCTGTACAGTGGGTTTGACGTCAGTCCACCCAGTTTAGCTTCTCAGGTTGAGGGTTCATTTGTACCTAAGAATAATCTGGAAGAGGCCATTTTACTTTTAATGATTgttatgagaaagttttgccTTGGTAAAGCCAAGTGGGATCCCTCAGTCCTAGAACACCTTACTTTTGCTCTATCTATATGTAGCCAAACTTCAGTTTTAGCAAAGCAGCTTGAAGAGGTTATGCCCGGAGCAATGCATCGTATCGAGCGATGGAAAGCTATGGCATTGGCCTTAAATGGAGCTGGACAGAATAATTCTGCCATAGAACTACTGAGAAAGTCATTACATCCACACGAGGAACCAGATGATATCATGTCCTTGCTGCTTGCAGCCAAAATATGCAGTGAGAATATTGTTTTTGCTGCAGAGGGAGTCAAATATGCACAAAAGGCAATAGTTAATGCACTCGAATCAAAACCACATTTAAAAGGTGTTGGTCTCCGAATGTTGGGCCTTTGCTTAGGAAAACAAGCAAAAAATTCGTCCTCAGATTCTGAGAGATCTCGTCTTCAGTCAGAGGCTCTGAAATCATTAGACAGTGCATTAGCCTTAGAGCCTGAAAACTCTGATCTCACATTTGAGTTGGGAATTCAATACGCTGAACATCGGAATCTCGATGCAGCTTTTCGATATGCCAAACAGTATTTAGATGCGACAGGTGGATCTATGATAAGAGGCTGGAGACTTCTTGCTTTGGTTCTATCTGCCCAACAGCGCATTTCAGAGGCTGAAGTGGTTACTGATGCTGCATTAGATGAAACTTCGAAGTGGGATCAAGGACCACTCCTGAGGATGAAAGCAAAGCTAAAAGTTTCTCAGTCACTGCACAAGGATGCAATTGAGACTTACCGCTATCTTCTTGCATTGGTACAAGCCCAAAGAAAAAGTAGTGGAGCTCTTGCAAGTGCACCTCAGGTTGAATTCTGAATATCTATATCGGGGATGTCCTATGCCAATCcctttatttggattaatgatTCTTGAACATTTGCCATATTTGTGGTCACCCTTTAGTTTCATAACAGTTATAATCTCATGTATGTTGTATAGGTGGAGGATGGGAATGCAAATGAATATGAAGTTTGGCATGGACTTGCAAAATTATACTCTATTCTTTCTCACTGGAAGGATGCAGAGGTATGTTTGGGGAAAGCCAGAACGCTGAAAGAATATTGCCCAGAAACACTGCACACAGAAGGTATGAACTCCAAACTCTTTGCCTTGTTACTCGTAAAGtttaaaagagaaataaattgaAAGTGACACATATCTTGCTCAGCACGGGATTCTGTGCATTGTtgtttagtgtgttaagtggagataGAATAGAGTAGAGAGAACTGTGTTTCATTTTTCAGAAACGTGTCTCTTTGAGTcgaacatcccaaaaaggaaaatgtgtcactttGAGTAGAACAAAGGTGGTAGTATTTTCTCAAGGATCTATGTCTTTCCAGATTCCATGAAAAATAATAGGTGAATAATGGTCTTCGTTGATTTTAATATGTGGCACTAGAAGTCCAGGATCTATGTCTTTCCAGATTCTATGAAAAATATGCTGCAATCAGTTTCTGGTTAAACGCTTTTCTTCTTTCAATTTCCATCAACTTTAATAGTTAGAGAGATGTAGGTGATGGTGATCCAATCAACTGATAACATTGTTAAAAAACTATTCATGACTCCGTGTATTGTATAAGCTACCTAAGCAGGATATAGAATGAGGTGGCTAACAAAACTTCATAAGGCTGTTATGAAGTATGTTTTTCTATTAAATGAGAAGGGACTGAAATGGTGAGTCCTacctccattccattcatcTTGTCGGTATTATTCTTTCTTCGGAATCACCATTGCATTTGGAATTGCTGTTCCTACTGGATGAGGCATAGCCATTCCTTCCTCATCACATAGCCATATTATTCCCATctccattccatcataccaagcaTCTCATAAAAGTCTTAATCAATTAAACAAGACGAGAAGGTAAATTGTGACAATCCATTTGAATGAACTGAATTCAATCCAAAGAAATGGTCTACTCTAAGAGCTAattattagaaaaataaaaaaagcaccTCATATATGAAAGAGATGTAAACCCAAGTTCAGACTGATCAGACTGATGAGTAGtctttttgatatttttatatattcattattttaaaaacTTGTTTTAATTAGGCATGGCATAATCTAGTCATAGTATATTTCAGGATTATATTAAATTGTAGTATTAGAGAAGTGCTAGTACAGGAATGCTTAAGACTTGGTGGTTATGACAAATGATATTTGTTCATTTTCAGTTGAAATAATACACCACGTATTTCTTAGATCTTGCATGTTGATATATGTAATGAGCCTGGTAAGGTTTTTTAGAATCAAGAGAATTTTGATGGGGATGGGAATGGAGTGGTTGGATTGATAAAGAATCGTCTAAATATCTTTGGACGCTGCTCACCCTATTAGTTCATGAGcctttattatcattttttaactCAGAATGTTGTATATGTACAAATTTTAGCATTTAATTCAACAATGGAGCACAAATATGATGTCAACTTACAAGAATGTAGAGCCACAAAGAAGAAGCCTACTATGGCCTGAAATGGGACAATAGGCTAAAATTGTGGCACACATTTTTGTTCCCTTTTTTGTATAACAGAGTTGATAATGATTGTGGTCCTCATGGATGACTGAAAGAGTAGTGTTTGGAGGTGTcgatgaaataaagaaacatgCTTAATATCCTACTCATATTTTGTTCCAGGTGTTATGCATGAAAAACAAGGGCGAATAAATGAAGCTTTGACTGCGTATATCAATGCCCTTTTGCTGGAACCAAAATACGTACCTTGCAAGATTCTAATTGGCTCAGTTTTGTCTAAAATGGGACCCAAGATGTTGCCATTGTCTAGAACTCTACTTTCAGATGCTTTGAGGATTGAACCCACCAACTGCATGGCTTGGTACCAGTTAGGCATGGTTCACAAGGTCGATGGCCGGATAGCTGATGCTGTCGACTGTTTCCAGGCAGCATCGATTCTTGAAGATTCTGAACCAATCGAGAGTTTCAGTTCCATCTCTTGATTTCTTTCTAACCAAATCCAAGTATCATTCTTTGATTCTTTGTTACTTTACCTGTTTCTGTAATGATGTTATATAGCTCCCTTCGAGGTGAAGGGAAACGTTCGATATCAGTAACATTGTAATTCTTTCTGCAGAACTGCTACGACCTTCAGAGATATCCGTTACTGGCAAACCGTGTAATTGTTCATTGTTGAGGGGTAAAAAATGATGAAAGAAAAGAATAGAAGAGAAATTGATAGAATTTTCGGATTTGTAAAATGTAGGTCGTGGTCGAAGAGTCCTTCATTTTACAAATCCGACCTAATGTCTGTAAAAAAGAAATTGTTAGACATTATTTTGTTGTTTATAATACTCTATAAAGATTGTAACATTTAGATATTAAGTATCACAGTATCAGGTTGATAGTACTATTTCTTAATTTGGCGTAGTTATATAAATAAGATGAAACagtcatatttttttatggGGGTGGAGAAATGTACTTACTACTAGGAGCCTAAATTGAGAAGAATTCTCTCACTTTAAATTGAAGTGTTTATTAATTCCTTGATTATGCGCAATCTCATTTAGTTGATaactactagtactatttagAATAACCCAAACTATCAACTTGTTCCTAAAAATTCTTATTtcttagtactactatataagtATAAGATTAAAATCGTCTCTCACGAAATTCGGTTAAgagattaaaattaaaaataagcaaaattaataaatattgagACGTATATTAACTAAATTACCGAGAACTATTAGCCACATTGCTATTTTGATGAATGCTGATTAACATTTCTCTTCCTCCATATTATATTTATAGGAAATTGCTATTTATTTTAGCAGTTGAACTATAGGCGGATCTAGAAAATGAAACTCGTGGGTCGGACACGTGTTACGACTCTAATGTCGTCGTCCTCATCATCCACACTAAAAATTATCAATTGTACACCACAGATATCATTGACGATGTAAACTCCCATTTTGCTACCACAATATGGCGTGAAAATCACAATATGCCACAACCATGTATTCTATCACGTTCAAcgtataaaaaatttaatatgttTAAGGTAAAATCGCAAGCTTCACGAATAAGAAATTTGGTAGATAAAAAATGACAAGTGGATAAAAAAGTatatcaatattaaaaattataatttgattGTAAAACTAATTTATGAAGCTACGTGTCCTAAATTCGATTATCAATAATTTGTTAAAATGTCTAATAAATatgtttttaatataaatattcccTTCGTCCGGTAATAAATGTCTCAATTTTCACTgatacgggttttaagaaagtaTTTGACTTTATGAAAGAATATtgggaaaaaaattagtggaaggTGACAAAGAATATTGCTAATCATGTTTTTGCGAATGTTAATTCatttaaaatgttttgaaataattttattttactattttcccATTctcaaattataattttttttatttctatttttttaactaCTAGTTAAAACATATCACCATGTGTCTCTGGAAAATTATATCTCTGAACTCCAAAAAATATCACCATAGGTCTCTTGAAATCATTGATCACATTTTAAGTCCTTCTACACTTATTTTTTCCGACTTAATCTCTAAACTC
This region includes:
- the LOC121743002 gene encoding vesicle-associated protein 1-2-like, encoding MSTGELLNVDPVEMKFPFELKKQISCSLQVTNKTENHVAFKIKTTNPKKYCVRPNIGIVSPNGNCDIVVTMQAQKELPTEMQCKDKFLLQSVIAPAGASPKDITAEMFNKDQGKVEECKLRVVYITPSSVGEEGDDGFSACNNTMDNGGSEAKSRVTKSTEEKAAAVQPGTKTDVLKKKTGGVSSITLVIVIGVIGIVIAYLVKRT
- the LOC121744966 gene encoding protein NPG1-like, producing the protein MTGGQPSGSGQPDKDPSVRQFVANGVSMQTSEVEAKLDEGNIQEAESALRDGLSLNLEEARALLGKLEYQRGNVEGALRVFDGIDLHAAIQRMQQSLGDKPTTTNAKKGRTRSDLGSVVSQNATNLVLEAIYLKAKSLQKLGKLSEAAEECKSVLDAVEKLFPDGIPDQLVENKLQETVSHAVELLPELWKQAGHYTEAMGAYRRALLSQWNVDNDRCARIQKAFAVFLLYSGFDVSPPSLASQVEGSFVPKNNLEEAILLLMIVMRKFCLGKAKWDPSVLEHLTFALSICSQTSVLAKQLEEVMPGAMHRIERWKAMALALNGAGQNNSAIELLRKSLHPHEEPDDIMSLLLAAKICSENIVFAAEGVKYAQKAIVNALESKPHLKGVGLRMLGLCLGKQAKNSSSDSERSRLQSEALKSLDSALALEPENSDLTFELGIQYAEHRNLDAAFRYAKQYLDATGGSMIRGWRLLALVLSAQQRISEAEVVTDAALDETSKWDQGPLLRMKAKLKVSQSLHKDAIETYRYLLALVQAQRKSSGALASAPQVEDGNANEYEVWHGLAKLYSILSHWKDAEVCLGKARTLKEYCPETLHTEGVMHEKQGRINEALTAYINALLLEPKYVPCKILIGSVLSKMGPKMLPLSRTLLSDALRIEPTNCMAWYQLGMVHKVDGRIADAVDCFQAASILEDSEPIESFSSIS